TCGTCGACCACTGCATGCTCACGATGACGACCCACCGGGCCATCATCGTCCCCCAGGCCGCCTTGGTCCTGCCCATCGTCGACCAGCTATGCGCCCTCCAGGCCGACTTTCAGTGCCAGCCTATCCGTCCCTTCTCGCGTCTTCCAGAAGCGACCCACGGATATCCCCGGGAGGGCCTCTGTAGCTACTTGTACTACCATGTCCTCCAGTCCCGGGCCCCTTATGCCCTGCTTCAGCAGGACGGGGTTCGTCCTGTCTTCGTCCGCCTCTTAGACCGAGAGTATCCGGTCGCCCAGAATCAGGTCATCGTCACTCGAGAAACCGTCGTCATCGAGTTCATCGAACCCTCGCGAGTGCTGGTATGGCCGGAATGATTTGCCCTACGTGCCTAAACCGCATGGACGGGACCTGTCCCTTACACGGGGGATTTCTATGTGAACGCTGTCGGCAATGTTACTGCGAGCATCGAGAGGAACTCCTGCAGGCCGACGTGTTCGACGCCATTGACATGGGCCTTTATGAACAGGACCCGGCCTTCTGGCAGGCCCTCCAGGCCGTCCCCTGCCGTTTGGAGGGGGATCGCATCTTCTGCCTCTACGTGCCGCGGGGCGAGCCGGTCGCCGAAATCCGACGAGCCATCTCAGAACATTTCTTAGTCCGACAGGTATTTCTGAAGCCGACCCCATCCATCCCCGAACTTCCGGTGGCGGCTCCCCTCTACATCGCCTGTACCGGACGACCTGGAGCCGGTTGGTTGATCCCGGCGGAAGGTGCGCCCCGCCCATGGCCGGAGCACATGAACACGCCGGGGCTCCCGATCACCGAGGACTGGTATGAAATTCCAACGCCTGTCCGGGTCCGGCCCGAGTGGACGGACTTGATCCGGTCCCATCCCCGATGCCGTCTCTACACGCCGCCCTTCCCGCTGGCCGTCTCAAAGGCCATCCTGGACGCCGATTCCCATAGCGTCTGGATGTGGCACGGCCCCTTCCGGGCCGTGGCCGCCTACATCAGCGTGCCCGCCGTCCCGGTGCCCCACCCCTGGGGAAGCGTACGCGTGATTCGATGGCGCCACCCGGGTTGCGTCGATATCCGGTCGGCCGAACCCCGGCCTGCCGTCGTGGCCGTCTGTACGGTCACGCCGGTGGTGGACGGACCCGCCATCCTCTTAGAGGTCGGCCTTCGGCGTATCCTTCACCGGCGCGGTTAGGCCGGTCAGCTCGACTGGCCATCCTGGGGGCATCCACCTGATAGTAGTCACGTCCGCAGTAGGCAGACCGCTTCCCTCGTGCGCGGGCCCTCCCCCGCCGCCACCGCCGCAACCACACGGCCACCACCACAAGGTAGACGCCACCCGCCCACCCTCGCCGGGGTTCTCGGCGTACGGCCCTCTGCCGTCCGAATCGTCGCGATGCGCGCACCGGCCGTCGGCCGGACAGAACGTTCGAAGCCCTCTAACAAGTCCCATGCCATTGGAGACACCGGCCCGTCCGACGCCGCTCCCCACGACATCTGAAGACTCCCGGAATCCCGGCCTCGACCGTCCCCCGCGCCGATACGTGTCGACCCCGTTCGACACGGTGTCGATCCCGTTAAACACCTTCAAAACCGGGTCCCGGGTTCCAGAAAGGGGGAGGGGGAAGACCGACAGCCTGTTTCAAAACTCACCGCCGAGGCGCAGAGGACACAAAGGACGAGGGTTACTCTTCGATTTTTCTCTGCGTTCTCGGCGTCTCAGCGGTGGAATGGAGGTTTTGAAATACGCTCGAGAAGCCGGGATTTCAGGACTGGCTGACGGGGAAAAGGAATTTTGAAACGAATTTCAAACACCCGGCGGCGTCCAACGAGCCCGGCCTCTTTCCCGAAATCACCCCGCCGGCAGACCCTACACCAGGGCCCCCAGGGGGACGAGGCGCCGGTAAGCCTCCCGGTACTTCTCGATGGTCTGCCGGACGACGTCCGGCGGGAGGGGCGGCCCCGGCGGCTGTTTGTTCCAGCCGAGACGGCTCGTGTAATCCCGCACGTACTGCTTGTCGAAGCTCGGCGGCGTCCGGCCCGGCTCGTAGAGGTCCTTGGGCCAAAAGCGAGACGAGTCGGGCGTCAGGAGCTCGTCCACGATGTAAATCTGTCCCTGCTCGTCGGTCCCGAACTCGAACTTCGTGTCGGCGATGAGGATCCCCCGCTGTTCGGCGTACTCGGCGGCCTCCCGGTAAATCTGGAGGCTCCAGTCCCGGAGCGTCTCGGCCGTCTTCCGACCGACGAGGCGGGCGACCTCGTCGAAGGTCAGCGGCTGGTCGTGGCCCGTCTCGGCCTTGGTCGTCGGCGTGAAGACCGGTTCCGGCAGGCGGTCGGCCTCCCGGAGGCCCGGCGGCAGGGCCACGTCCAAGATCCGACCCGTCTCCCGGTACATCTGCCAGCCGCTCCCCGTGATGTAGCCCCGGACGACACACTCGACGGGGAATACCTTGAGTTTGCGGACGAGCATGACCCGTCCGTCCAGGTAGGGGTACCGCTGGCCGAGGCCGTCCGGCAGGTCGGCCAGCCGGGTGCTGACCAGGTGATGCGGGAACCGGTCCTGGAACTTCCAAAACCAGAAGGCCGACAGGGCCGTCAGGATGCGACCCTTGCCGGGGATCGGCGTCGGCAGGACGACGTCAAAGACGGAGATTCGGTCCGTGGCGACGATCAGGAGATGGTCGCCGAGGTCATAGATGTCCCGGACCTTGCCCCGCTTGAGGAGCGGGACGCCCTCCAGGCGGGTCTCCGCCAGCCCCGCTTCCGCCTCCATCAAGGTCGAGACCCAGGGCGCCCCTTGAAGGACCTGCGTTTTCTGACGAGACCGGAATTCTTCCAAATCCGCCTGAAGCATCGGATAGCCAATTTGCAAGATGCGGGCCGCCAGGAGGGCCGCATTCGCCCCGGCGTCGACGCCGACGCCGGCGACGGGTACGCCCGGCGGCATCTGCACGATCGACAGCAGGGCGTCCAGGCCCGACAGCATCCCCGACCCGATGGGAACCCCGATGACGGGCCTCAGCGTGTGGGCCGCCAAGACGCCTGGCAGATGGGCTGCCATCCCGGCGGCGGCGATGAACACCTGCACGCCCCGGGCCTCGGCGTTTCGCACGTAGGCGACGACCTCGTCGGGCGTCCGATGGGCCGACAAGACGACCGTCTCGTAAGGAATCCCGAGCTGATCCAGGGTTTCCTGACATCGGGCCAGCTTCGGGAGGTCGTTGGCCGACCCCGTGACGATGGCGACGAGGGGGTTCCGATAGGCGTCGGCCCCGCTGTGCACGTAAATGGCTACGCCGGCCCGGCGAGTCGTCCCGATGGGCGTGACCGTCACGGTGACGTCTTCCCCCAGCCGGTACGTCCCGCCTTGGACGAACCACTGGCCCCGCCGTTCGACTTCCTCCAGGTAACGAATCAGGTCTTGCAAGCGCGAACCTGAGGTCATGGGAGAAACCTCCGAATCGGTCTAATGGAATCATGGGCCTGCTTCCTGGGCGGTCGGCCGTCAAGGGGGCCCATCCACACCGGCGACCCGCAGGAGCGGCGTCTCACGGTTCGACGAGGACCTTCAAGGAGCCCCGGGGACGCAGGACGAGCTCGAAGGCCTGGGCGATATCCCGTAAGGCGAACCGGTGCGTGATCAGGTCCCGTACGGCGATGCGGCCCCACCGCAGGAGGTTCAGGGCCCGTCGCATGTCCGCCGGGGCCGCCCCATAAGAACTCGTCAGGGTGACCTCGTTCCGCCAGAACAGGTCATTAAAGGGCAACGGCACGGTCGCCGTCGGCGGTAGGGGCGCAAAGAACAGGACGGTCCCGCCCCGCTCTACACAGCGAAAGGCCAGCTCGACGGCGGCCGGCGCCGACGTGCAGACGACGACCCGCTCGGCCCGACGCCCCTCCAGGTGCGCCTGGAGAGCGCCGACCACGTCGTCCTCGGGCGACCAGACGGCAAAGGCCCCCACGCGCAGGGTTACCTCCCGACGGAAGGGGTCCGGCTCGACCCCGAAAATCGGGCCGGCGCCCAGCGCCCGGGCCGCCCGGATGTGCAGGAGGCCGGCGACGCCACAGCCGATAACGACGACACTCTGGCCCGGCGCCAGACGAGCCAACCGCTGACCCCGCAGGACGCACCCCAGGGGCTCGACCATCGCCCCGTCGGCCCACGTGAGAGAGTCCGGCAATCGGAAGATACCCCGGCGGGCCTGGAGGGCCGGGACGCGAATGTACTCGGCGAATCCGCCGGGGTCCACGTGGCCCTCCTGCAAGACCGGGCAGACGGTCTCGTGGCCGGCGTAGCAATCGTCGCACGCCCCGCACGGGACGTGATGGGCCACGACGACTCGGTCGCCGGGCCGGAGGTGAACGACGCCATCGCCGACTTCGACGACCTCGCCGGCGATCTCATGCCCCAGGACGACCGGTGCCCGAGGCCGGCGGTACCACTCAAGGACGTCGGTTCCGCAAATCCCGCAGGCCCGCACCCGGACGAGGACCTCCCCGGGGCCGATCGTCGGGACGGGCCGTTCCTCCAGCCGGACATCACGATTGCTGTAGTAGACGGCGACGAGCATAAGAGGCCAGATGCACGATGCAGGACGCAAGCCGCAAAATCGAGTCCGGGACTCGGGGGGTGCGACCGAATGCCGGATTACACCCGACCGACCGGGGCCGTCGAGTGGGCCAGGTCCTGCAGGAGCTCGTATGCCTGCCGGGGCGTGGCCCCTTCATGGACGATGGCCCGAATCGCCCGGATCATGGCGACCGGATGGTCGTGCTGCCAGATGTTCCGGCCCATATCCACGCCGGCGGCACCGCCCTGGAGGGCGTCGTAGGCGAGCCGCAGGACGTCCATGTCCGAATCGAGCTTGGGGCCCCCGGCGATGACGATGGGGACGGGACATCCGCCGACGACCTTCTCGAAGTCTTCGCAGTAGTACGTCTTCACAAAGTGGGCCCCGAGCTCGGCGGCGACCCGACACGCCAGGGCCAGGTACCGAGCGTCCCGCTTTTCCAACTCCTTGCCGACGGCCGTGACCGCCAGGACGGGAATCCCGTAAGGCGTCGCCTCGTCGATGAGGCGGGCCAGGTTCGCCAGGGTCTGATGCTCGTAGTCGGAACCGACGAAGATGGAGAGGGCGACGGCGCTGACGTTCAGGCGGACGGCGTCCCGGACGGACGTCGTGATCGTCTCATTCGCCAGGTCTCGGCCGACGATGGTCGCCCCGCCCGAGACCCGCAGGACGACGGGAATCGTCACCGTCGGGTCGACGCAGGTCTGCAGGATCCCCCGCGTCAGCATGATGGCGTCGGCATACGGCAGTAAGGGCGTGATGGTCGCCCGGGGGTCTTCCAAGCGGGTCGTCGGGCCCAGAAAGTATCCATGGTCGACGGCCAGCATCAACGTACGACCGTCCCGCGGCTGAAAGATGCGGCTCAGACGATTCCGGATTCCCCAGTCCATCGTCTGCCTCCAAGGGCTCGGGAATTCGGGAGTCCGGCAGTCCGGGAGTTCGGCATTGCAGAAGTGGGGATAAGGCGGCCCCTACGATTCAATCGCCGACACCCCTATCGCCCGACTCCCGGACTGCCGAACTCCCGAATTCCCGGATTCCCGAACTGCCGGATTCCCGGCTCACGTAAAGGCCGACAGGCCCGTGATGTGCTCCCCGATGATCAGGGTGTGGATGTCGTGGGTCCCCTCGTAGGTATACACCGATTCCAGGTTGCACAGGTGGCGGGCGACCTGGTACTCGTACATGATGCCGTTGGCCCCCAGGATGTCCCGGGCCAGGCGGGCGATCTGGAGGGCATGGTAGACGTTGTTCATCTTCCCCATCGAGACCTGCACGTGCGTGACCTTCCCCCGGTCCTTGAGGCGCCCCAGCCTCAGACAGAGGAGTTGCATCTTCGTGATCTCCGTCAGCATGTAAACGAGCTTCTGCTGGACGAGCTGATAGCCGGCGATGGGACGGTCGAACTGGATGCGATTTTTAGCATACTCGAGGGCCACTTCATAGCAGGCCATGGCCGCCCCGATGGCGCCCCAAGCGATGCCGTACCGGGCCTGGGTCAGACACCGCAGGGCCGCCTTCAGGCCGTTCGCCTCGGGGAGGCGATTTTCCTCAGGAATGCGGACGTCCTCCAGGACGAGCTCGCCCGTGTCCGAGGCCCGGAGGGAGAACTTATCGGTAATCTTGTTCTGTCGGAAGCCGGGCGTCCCCTTCTCGACCAGGAAGCCCCGGATGACGCCCTCGTCGTCCTTCGCCCAGACGAGGGCCACGTCGGCGATCGTCCCGTTGGTGATCCACATCTTGGTCCCGTTCAGGACCCACGAAGAGCCGTCCCTCCGGGCTCGCGTGATGAGACCGGCCGGGTTCGACCCGTAGTCCGGCTCCGTCAGGCCAAAACAGCCGATGACCTCGCCCCGGGCCATCTTGGGGAGCCAGTACTGCTTTTGCTTCTCTGAGCCGTACTCCTGAATCGGCCACATGACGAGGGACGACTGGACGGACACGAAGCTCCGCAGGCCGCTATCGCCCCGTTCCAGCTCCTGCATGATGAGGCCATAGGCGACGTTGTTGAGGCCCGCACAGCCGTACTTCGGGTCGAGGTTTGCCCCCAGTAGGTTCAGCTCGGCCATCTGGGGGACGAGATGGAGCGGGAACGTGCCGGCCTCAAAGTGGCGAGCGATGATGGGTAGGACTTGGTCGTCGACCCAGCGGCGGACCTCGTCCCGGACCATCCGTTCTTCGGACGAAAGCTCCTCATCGAGTCCGAGAAAATCGACGCCTCGAAAGCCCATTTGGGCCTCCCGTCCCAAGAGCTATGGCGATAGGGCCCATGGGCCGGGCCGACGGCTCCATGCGAACGACAGAGCGAGGAAGTCCCCCCAGGCACCGCTTACGGCCGACGGCCCTATGAGCCTGACTGCCCCTTATTCCGTCCACGTCGGGGTCCGGCGTTCCAGCCACGCCCGGATGCCCTCCCGGGCGTCCGGTGTCGTCGCATGTTGGACCAGGTAGATTTCCTCGAGGGCCGCGACGGCCTCGTCCCAGTTCGAGAGGACCGACGCCCAGAACGCCCGCCGGCCATGGTGTAGGACCGACGTGCTCATCCCCGTCAGGTGTTGGACGAAACGTTCGGCCTGGGTCCGCCACTGGTCGGCCGGGAGCGCCCAGGCGACGAGGCCCCAGGCGGCCGCCGTCTTGGCGTCGACGACCTCCCCGCTGAGGGCCAAGTACAAGGCTCGGTTCTTCGGCATCAGGCGGGGATACAAAAGCATCGCCAGGGGCGTGAAATGGCCGTACCGGACCTCCGGATGGCCAAGGCGGACACCCTCCGGGGCAAAGGTAAAGTCGCAGACGGCCGCCAGGACACAACCGGCCCCAAAGGCGTGGCCGTTCAGGAGGCCGACGACGACGGCCGGCAGGGTCAGGACCTGTCGGACCACGCGATGGAACAGGTCGACCGTCAAAAACAGGTCCTCGTCCCGCATAGCCGCCGGGTCCAGACCGGCGGAGAAGTACTCCCCGCTGGCCGTCAGCGTGACGACCTTCAGGCGGCCGTCGAAGGCCACCTCGGCCAAGACCCCCTGGAGCTCCCGCAGGAAGTCCGGGTCCATGTAATGGAGCGGGGGGCGCTGAAAGGTAATCTGCAGGAGGGCCGGCGTCGGACGTTGGGCCTGGACGTATTGCCGATGGACGGCCTCGGCCGTGACCTCCGGCTCCACCCCTTCAAGGTCTTCGGGGCCCCACTCGTGGACCATCGGGTCAAGCCTCCATGGGGAGTGCCTTCGGAGACACCACCGGGCCTATGATAGCTACGCTGGCCTCGAAAGTCCAGAACGGATCTGCAAGCGGGCCCAGGCGGCCGCCCCGACGAGGCCGCCGTGACGGCCCAGGCCGGCCCGACGGACCTCTACGGTCCGGGCCGCCGAGGGCAGGGCCAGTTCCCGAATCGTCGCCGCCACGACCTCCGTCCACTCCGGGAAGCCCTGCAGGACCCCGCCGCCCAGGATCAAGCCCCGGGGGTTCAGGACATTGACGACCCCGACCATCCCGATGCCCAGATAGCGGCCGAGCCGGGCTGACCATTCCCGGGCCCGGGGATGTCCCCGCCGGCAGAGGTCGGCCAGCGTTTCCGCCGTAAAAGTCTCCAGGGGGCCGACGCCGCCCCACGCGGCCGGATGGTCCCGAATGTCCTGCCGGACCTGTTCGGCGACGGCCCAGCCGCCGACGTACGCTTCCAGGCATCCCCGGCCGCCGCACCGACAGGCCCGCCCGTCGGCGACGATGGGCATGTGGCCGACCTCGCCCAGGGAGCCGCTGGCGCCCGTCTGCAGACGCCCGCCCAGGATGACCCCGCCCCCGACGCCCGTGCCGACGAACACACAGACCAGGTCGTCCCAGTCCTGCCCGGCCCCGTAAGTCCGTTCGGCCCAGGCGGCCGCATGGACGTCGTTGAGGACAAACACGGGCAGACCCAAGGCGCCTTCCAGCTCCGCCTTCAGGGGGACGTCTCGCCAGCCCGGCAGGTTGGGCGCATAGTAAACGACGCCGGTCGACGCGTCGACCTGGCCGGCAAAGCCGATGCCGACGGCCCGGACGGGTCCCGGCGCTCGGTCCAGGGCGGCCTGGATGCAGGTCCGCAGGCGCTCCAAGACGGCCGCCGGTCCCAGGTCGGCCCGGGTCGCCTCCCGGTGGAGGCCCTGCACGGCACCCCCTTCGTCGACCAGGGCCGCCTCGATCTTCGTCCCGCCGATGTCCACGCCGACCGCCCAGTCCATAAGGCACCTCGCCGGATACAGGATGCAGGATACGGGATGCAGGATGCAAGATGCAGATTCCCGGGTCCCGTCTTGCGTCCGTCACCCCCGGTCCATATCTTGTATTCCGCATCTCGTCCTTCAGGACCGCCGATGCGTGCACAACCCCAGACGTTTCACGTCGTGGCGATGGGCTGTAAGGTCAGTCAGTACGAGGCCCAGGCCCTGGGCGCCTACCTTCAACATCAGCTCGGCCTCCGGCCGGTCCCCCGGCCCGACGAGGCCGACGTCGTCGTCCTGCAGACCTGTACGGTGACCCACCAGAGCGACCGGGAGGCCCGCAAGCTCGTGCGGCGCTTCAAGCGGGACGGCCGCGCCCGGGTCATCGTCACGGGATGCTACGCCCAGCGGGCCCCGGCCGAACTCCAAGAGGCCGGGGCCGACCTCGTCCTGGGGCACGGCGTGCGTCACCGGACCTGGCACATCCGGCGGTTTCTGTTCGGAGAAGACGTCCCCTTGCCGGACCTCCCCGAGTGGGCCGAGGCCTTCGGCCCGCCCGCCCTTCGAGAAGACCGGACTCGGGCGTACCTGAAGGTCCATGACGGATGCGACGTCTTCTGCTCCTTCTGCATCATCCCCCACGTCCGGGGCCCCGGCCGGAGCCTCCCGCTCGACGAAGTCCTCCGCCGGGTCGAGGCCCTCGTCGAGCAAGGCATTCGGGAAATCATCCTGACGGGCGTCAACCTGGCCAGCTACGGTCGGGACCTGGGCCTGACCGACGGCCTCCTGCGGCTTTGCGAGCGCCTCGACGGCGTGGCCGCCGACGTCCAGTTCCGCCTCAGCTCCCTGGGTGCTTACGACCTGGACGAACGGTTGTTCGAGCTCGTGTGCGCCTCTCCCCGGTTCGCCCCCCACTTTCACCTGCCCCTGCAGAGCGCTTCGGACCGGGTCCTGCAGGATATGCGGCGGCCCTATCGTCTGCGGGACTACGACCGGATCGTACGGTTCATCGCCGACCGGGGCGACCACGTCTGCATCGGCACCGACGTCATCGTCGGCTTCCCGACGGAGTCGGCGGCCGATTTCGAGGCCACGTACCGGTATATCGAAGAGAGTCCCATCGCCTACGTCCACGTGTTTCCCTACTCACCCCGGCCGGGAACCCTCTCGGCCAGCCTCTGGCGGGAGCTGGACCCGCGCGTCGTCGAGGAGCGCGCCCGCCGGCTCCGGGCCCTGTCGGCCCAGAAGCGGGAGCAGTTCTATCGCCGTCAGGTCGGCCGCTGGCTGAAGGCCCTGACGCTTCACCGCGCCGGCGACGGCCGGAGCCTTCGGGCCGTCACGGGCAACTACATCGAGTTCGCCCTTGACGATCCCGAGGCCCGATGGCCGGAGAACGCGTGGGTCCTCGTCCGATTCGGGGCCTACGAGAACGGCCGCTGGGTCGTCGCCGACGTCCGCCAAGCGCATGGGTCATAGGATGCGCCGGGACCCGGCCGAAGCGCCCCCCATACGGCCTAATTGCCTTACTGCCTCGTTGCCCGCCCGTGAAGTCGTGGACAAAGGTCAGGCTTGAGCCTACTTTTTAGTGAGAGACGGCTCTGAGCGCGGGTGCCGGGCGACCGCCCAAGGGCGGTGCCCCGGACCTCGGGCGCCGGCTCGGGGACGCCGGCGCCCCCAAAAAGAGCCTCGACGAATGTCGCTCTGGCTGAGAGCGAAAAGACCTCAGCCCGGACCGGTCGGGTCCACGGCTCGGCCGGGCAACGAATGACCTTCCCCTTGATGGATTCGCCTTCAAAAGTCTTTGCATCTCCAACGAACTTCCCCCATGCCCTCTGGACCATCCGACCCGTCGCTCTTTCCGAGGACTGGCCCCGTCTGACCGACGTTTTCCAGAAAGCCTATGACGGGATGGAGGCTTACGGCTGCCGGACCCGTCAGGAACTCAAGCGCTACCTGAAATGGCTGTACCGTCGCTGTCCCCAGGGCTTCTTCGGCGTCTTTGACCCTAACGGACGGCTTCGGGCCTGGGCGGCCGTCGATGACCGATGGTGGAACGAAGAGGGTGAACGTGTCGGGGCCATCCATGAGATCGTCGTCGACCCCGACGTCCAGGGCCTCGGGATCGGGACGGCCCTGATGAAGTTTGTCATGACCTGGCTGGCCACCCGGGGCGTCCGGCGGCTGGAGCTCTGGGTCGGCGTCACGAACGGGAAGGCCCGTCGGTTCTACGAACGACTGGGCTTTCGCCCCGAGGGTCCGGCTCAGGGCCTGTGGCTCCGCATGACCCGCCCGGCTCCGACGCCGGCGGAGTGACGGCGGGACGGGACCCATTCAATGGGAATGGGGAATAAGGCCCAGGTATCGGGTACCGGGTCCCCGGAGAGAGGTCCGGAGCTATTGCGGAATCAGCATCCCGGCCCCGCTCGCCTGAGAGCGGGGTCATTCATCGCCGCCCGCTCGCTCAAATCGGGGCCGAAATTGGAGGGCGCCCGGCATTCGGATACAATAAGGAACGTTCATATCCCGACAGGCCCTCCGCCCCGCGACCCTATATCGAGAGGCCCCGATGCAAATGACGTCCCTTTATCCGCCCTTCCGGGTCCTGATGGGACCCGGGCCCACGGAGGTCCATCCCCGCGTGCTGGCGGCGATGAGCCGCCCCCTCGTCAGCCACTTCGACCCCGTCTGCTTCCGCCTGATGGACGAGATTCGGGCACTTCTGCAATACGTCTTCCAGACCCGAAATGAAGCGACCCTCGTCATTTCCGGCCCCGGCACGGCCGGCATGGAAACCTGCGTGGCAAACCTGGTCGAGCCCGGCGACAAGGTCATCGTCTGTCAGAACGGCTTTTTCAGCGGTCGCATCCGGGAGATGGTCGAGCGCCACGGTGGGGTCGCCGTCGCCGTCGAGGACGAATGGGGCCGTCCGGTCGACCCCGAAAAGCTGGAAGACGCCCTCCGACGGCATCCGGACGCCAAGGTCGTCGCCTTCGTCCACGCCGAGACCTCGACGGGGGCCCTCTCGGATGCGGCGACCCTGGCTGAGATGGCCCACCGGCACGGGTGCCTGACCCTGGTCGATACGGTGACCTCCCTGGGCGGTGTCCCCGTGAAGGTCGATGAATGGGGCCTGGACGCCGTCTACTCGGGGAGTCAGAAGTGCCTGTCGGCGCCGCCGGGCCTCTCGCCGGTGACCTTCAGCGAGCGGGCGCTGGACGCCGTCCGACGTCGAAAAACGCCCGTCGTCAGCTTCTTCCTGGACGTCCGCGCCCTGACCGACTACTGGATCGGAAAGTCCCCGTCGGTCGGCCCCAACGCCGGCCGGGTCTATCACCATACGGTCCCGGTCCCCCTGCTGTATGCCCTTCATGAAGCCCTGACCCTTCTACGCGAAGAGGGCCTCGAAAATGCTTGGGCCCGGCATCGGGCCAACTACCATCGGCTTCGGGATGGCCTCGAGGCGATGGGCCTCACCTACTGGGTCCGCTCGGAGGCGGACCGCATTCCCCATCTGAACGTGATCCGCGTCCCCGACGGCGTGGACGACGCCGGGGTCCGCCGGCGTCTCCTGGAAGACTTCGGGATCGAAATCGGGGCTGGCCTGGGGCCCCTGGCCGGCCGGATCTGGCGGGTCGGCCTCATGGGCTACGGGAGTCATCCTCGGAACGTGGCGTACTTGCTGAATGCCCTCCGGGAAGTCTTGGCCCGGTGAAGAAGTTCGGCACTGGGTGTTCGGTGTGAAGGACCAGGGGGCCGACTTTTTCAGACCCCCCGACCCTCGATCCTTAAAAATCCAACACCCAGCGCCTAAGACCCAACCCCGGTTAGCATCCCGAACGCCGCAGGGCCACGCACTCGAGGACCCACAGGTTCAGGTGCAGACGGGTGTCTTCCAGCGCCACATAGACCCGCTGGGGGACCTGCAGACGCAGGCGGACGACACCGGCGTCGTCGGTCAGACAAACGGCCGCCTGCCCGTCGGGGTCCTCAGCGATCCAGACCCGGGCACGGCGGACCTTCGGCGGGCGGACGACCCGGTACCGGAGGGTCACGCGCACCGCATAGGGCGGGACGGCCTGTGAGAGGTCGACCGCTTGAAACGTCGGGCGCGTCCCGTTCGGGAGGGTACCAGCCTTTGGCCTGTGGGTCGGACATCTGCCAAGCCGTCGAGCCTTCACACGTCGGGACACGCCCATGCCAGGACCTCCATAAGGTGGGCGACCCGCACGTCGAGACCCCGTTCTCGAAGGCCCCGCTCGATCTGAAGCGTACACCC
Above is a window of bacterium HR11 DNA encoding:
- the purC gene encoding Phosphoribosylaminoimidazole-succinocarboxamide synthase translates to MTSGSRLQDLIRYLEEVERRGQWFVQGGTYRLGEDVTVTVTPIGTTRRAGVAIYVHSGADAYRNPLVAIVTGSANDLPKLARCQETLDQLGIPYETVVLSAHRTPDEVVAYVRNAEARGVQVFIAAAGMAAHLPGVLAAHTLRPVIGVPIGSGMLSGLDALLSIVQMPPGVPVAGVGVDAGANAALLAARILQIGYPMLQADLEEFRSRQKTQVLQGAPWVSTLMEAEAGLAETRLEGVPLLKRGKVRDIYDLGDHLLIVATDRISVFDVVLPTPIPGKGRILTALSAFWFWKFQDRFPHHLVSTRLADLPDGLGQRYPYLDGRVMLVRKLKVFPVECVVRGYITGSGWQMYRETGRILDVALPPGLREADRLPEPVFTPTTKAETGHDQPLTFDEVARLVGRKTAETLRDWSLQIYREAAEYAEQRGILIADTKFEFGTDEQGQIYIVDELLTPDSSRFWPKDLYEPGRTPPSFDKQYVRDYTSRLGWNKQPPGPPLPPDVVRQTIEKYREAYRRLVPLGALV
- the gutB gene encoding Sorbitol dehydrogenase; translation: MLVAVYYSNRDVRLEERPVPTIGPGEVLVRVRACGICGTDVLEWYRRPRAPVVLGHEIAGEVVEVGDGVVHLRPGDRVVVAHHVPCGACDDCYAGHETVCPVLQEGHVDPGGFAEYIRVPALQARRGIFRLPDSLTWADGAMVEPLGCVLRGQRLARLAPGQSVVVIGCGVAGLLHIRAARALGAGPIFGVEPDPFRREVTLRVGAFAVWSPEDDVVGALQAHLEGRRAERVVVCTSAPAAVELAFRCVERGGTVLFFAPLPPTATVPLPFNDLFWRNEVTLTSSYGAAPADMRRALNLLRWGRIAVRDLITHRFALRDIAQAFELVLRPRGSLKVLVEP
- the lsrF gene encoding 3-hydroxy-5-phosphonooxypentane-2,4-dione thiolase; the protein is MDWGIRNRLSRIFQPRDGRTLMLAVDHGYFLGPTTRLEDPRATITPLLPYADAIMLTRGILQTCVDPTVTIPVVLRVSGGATIVGRDLANETITTSVRDAVRLNVSAVALSIFVGSDYEHQTLANLARLIDEATPYGIPVLAVTAVGKELEKRDARYLALACRVAAELGAHFVKTYYCEDFEKVVGGCPVPIVIAGGPKLDSDMDVLRLAYDALQGGAAGVDMGRNIWQHDHPVAMIRAIRAIVHEGATPRQAYELLQDLAHSTAPVGRV
- the mmgC gene encoding Acyl-CoA dehydrogenase, with translation MGFRGVDFLGLDEELSSEERMVRDEVRRWVDDQVLPIIARHFEAGTFPLHLVPQMAELNLLGANLDPKYGCAGLNNVAYGLIMQELERGDSGLRSFVSVQSSLVMWPIQEYGSEKQKQYWLPKMARGEVIGCFGLTEPDYGSNPAGLITRARRDGSSWVLNGTKMWITNGTIADVALVWAKDDEGVIRGFLVEKGTPGFRQNKITDKFSLRASDTGELVLEDVRIPEENRLPEANGLKAALRCLTQARYGIAWGAIGAAMACYEVALEYAKNRIQFDRPIAGYQLVQQKLVYMLTEITKMQLLCLRLGRLKDRGKVTHVQVSMGKMNNVYHALQIARLARDILGANGIMYEYQVARHLCNLESVYTYEGTHDIHTLIIGEHITGLSAFT
- the echA8 gene encoding putative enoyl-CoA hydratase echA8, producing MVHEWGPEDLEGVEPEVTAEAVHRQYVQAQRPTPALLQITFQRPPLHYMDPDFLRELQGVLAEVAFDGRLKVVTLTASGEYFSAGLDPAAMRDEDLFLTVDLFHRVVRQVLTLPAVVVGLLNGHAFGAGCVLAAVCDFTFAPEGVRLGHPEVRYGHFTPLAMLLYPRLMPKNRALYLALSGEVVDAKTAAAWGLVAWALPADQWRTQAERFVQHLTGMSTSVLHHGRRAFWASVLSNWDEAVAALEEIYLVQHATTPDAREGIRAWLERRTPTWTE
- the glkA gene encoding Glucokinase — encoded protein: MDWAVGVDIGGTKIEAALVDEGGAVQGLHREATRADLGPAAVLERLRTCIQAALDRAPGPVRAVGIGFAGQVDASTGVVYYAPNLPGWRDVPLKAELEGALGLPVFVLNDVHAAAWAERTYGAGQDWDDLVCVFVGTGVGGGVILGGRLQTGASGSLGEVGHMPIVADGRACRCGGRGCLEAYVGGWAVAEQVRQDIRDHPAAWGGVGPLETFTAETLADLCRRGHPRAREWSARLGRYLGIGMVGVVNVLNPRGLILGGGVLQGFPEWTEVVAATIRELALPSAARTVEVRRAGLGRHGGLVGAAAWARLQIRSGLSRPA
- the mtaB gene encoding Threonylcarbamoyladenosine tRNA methylthiotransferase MtaB, which translates into the protein MRAQPQTFHVVAMGCKVSQYEAQALGAYLQHQLGLRPVPRPDEADVVVLQTCTVTHQSDREARKLVRRFKRDGRARVIVTGCYAQRAPAELQEAGADLVLGHGVRHRTWHIRRFLFGEDVPLPDLPEWAEAFGPPALREDRTRAYLKVHDGCDVFCSFCIIPHVRGPGRSLPLDEVLRRVEALVEQGIREIILTGVNLASYGRDLGLTDGLLRLCERLDGVAADVQFRLSSLGAYDLDERLFELVCASPRFAPHFHLPLQSASDRVLQDMRRPYRLRDYDRIVRFIADRGDHVCIGTDVIVGFPTESAADFEATYRYIEESPIAYVHVFPYSPRPGTLSASLWRELDPRVVEERARRLRALSAQKREQFYRRQVGRWLKALTLHRAGDGRSLRAVTGNYIEFALDDPEARWPENAWVLVRFGAYENGRWVVADVRQAHGS